The genomic region TCCTGGCGATTCGGATGTTTCTCCATTTGCCAAAAGGGAACTGGGCAGAGCCGGAGCGAAGGCTCTCGGCAATATCATGAGTGACAACGACGTTGTCGCCGTAACTGGCGGATCAACAACGGCCGAAGTCGCAGAGCAGCTGACTCCGCCAACATCGCTCAAAGGTGTCTGGTTCGTACCAGCACGCGGTGGACTTGGAGAAAGCCTTGAAATTCAGGCGAATACGATCGCATCCACAATGGCAAAACGGGTAGGAGCGCAATACAAACTCCTGCATGTACCGGATTTGCTTAGTGATCATGCCTATGAATCATTAATCCAAGACCCCAGTGTTCAGGAAATTCTGGAGCTGATTCGGAAATCGCGGATTGTTATTCATGGAATTGGTGATGCCGTGGAGATGGCGACAAGACGTAAACTTGCGACGGAGATTATAGATGAACTCCAAGAGCAAGGGGCCGTATCTGAGTCTTTCGGTTATTACTTTAATGATCAGGGTGAGGTGGTACATACCATGCTTACACTGGGAATGCGACTTCAGGATATTGAACGAACCGATGTCGTGATCGGAATTGCAGGTGGCAAAAGCAAAGCTGCTGCCATTCACTCCGTGTTGCGATTTGGTCAGGAAGATATTCTGATTATTGATGAGGCTGCTGCCGAAGTCATCGTAGCCGAAATGGAATAAGAGTTTACTTTTCATTACAACCATTGTTGTCTTGACGGACTTCACCGTCTGTCTTGAATATATAAGTTTCATAAAAAAATTAATCAAAACTTGGGAGGAACTTACTCATGATTAAAGTAGGTATTAACGGTTTTGGACGTATTGGACGCTTGGCATTCCGCCGTATTCAAAATGTAGCAGGCATCGAGGTAGTAGCAATCAACGACTTGACTGACGCTAAAATGCTGGCTCATTTGCTCAAATATGATACAACTCAAGGTCGCTTCGATGGCGATGTTGAAGTACACGATGGCTTCTTCAAAGTGAACGGCAAAGAAGTTAAGGTATTGGCTAACCGTAACCCAGAAGAACTTCCTTGGGGCGACCTGGGCGTAGATATCGTTCTGGAATGTACTGGTTTCTTCACAACTAAAGAAGCAGCTGAGAAACACTTGAAAGGTGGAGCTAAGAAAGTTGTTATCTCCGCACCAGCTACTGGCGACATGAAAACCATCGTTTACAACGTAAACCATGAAATCCTCGACGGTACTGAAACTGTAATCTCCGGCGCATCTTGCACAACAAACTGCCTGGCACCTATGGCAAAAACACTGCAAGACAAATTCGGAATCGTTCAAGGTTTGATGACTACAATTCACGCTTACACTGGCGACCAAAACACGTTGGATGCTCCACACCCTAAAGGTGACTTCCGTCGTGCTCGCGCAGCAGCTGAAAACATCATCCCTAACACAACTGGTGCTGCTAAAGCAATCGGTCTGGTAATTCCAGAACTGCAAGGCATCCTTGATGGTGCAGCTCAACGTGTACCAGTAGCTACTGGTTCCCTGACTGAGCTCGTAACTGTTCTGAACAAAAAAGTAACGGCTGAAGAAGTTAATGCAGCTATGCAAGAAGCTTCCGATCCAGAAACTTTCGGATACACTGAAGACGAAATCGTATCTTCCGATATCCAAGGAATCACTTTCGGTTCCCTGTTTGATGCAACTCAAACTAAAGTTCTGACTGTTGGCGACCAACAATTGGTTAAAACTGTAGCTTGGTATGACAACGAAATGTCCTACACTGCACAATTGGTTCGCACTTTGGAGCACTTTGCAAAAATGATTAAGTAATATCTGCAATAACATAGAGCGGAAACAGATGCTATTGTTTCCGCTCTTTATATATCTACATTTTGCAAATTTCTCAAAAACACCAGGATTGACAAGGGATTTCAGCTCTTGATTGGTCCACCAAATACATGGGTGCGGAGGAAATACAGATGAACAAAAAAAGTGTACGCGATATCGAATTGACAGGAAAACGGGCTTTTGTCCGTGTAGATTTCAATGTGCCGCTCGAAGATGGTAAAATTACAGATGACAAACGTATTCGTGCAACGCTTCCTACAATCAACTTCTTGATTGAAAAAGGTGCTAAAGTCATTTTGGCAAGCCACATGGGTCGTCCTAACGGCGAAGTGGTTGAATCCTTGCGTTTGACTCCAGCAGCTGAGCGTTTGTCTGAATTGCTTGGTAAAACAGTTGTTAAAGCTGACGATTCTGTTGGTGACGCTGTTAAAGCTCAAATCGCTGAACTGAACAACGGCGACGTATTGTTGCTTGAAAACGTTCGTTTCCACGCAGGCGAAGAGAAAAATGATCCAGAACTCGCAAAACAATTCGCTGAACTGGCTGACGTTTTCGTTAACGATGCGTTTGGCGCGGCTCACAGAGCACACGCTTCGACTGAAGGAATCGCTCACTTGCTTCCAGCAGTGTCCGGTTTGTTGATGGAGAAAGAACTTGAAGTGTTGGGTAAAGCAATCTCCAACCCTGAGCGTCCTTTCACAGCCATCATCGGCGGATCCAAAGTTAAGGACAAAATCGATGTAATCGACAACCTGCTGAACATTGCAGATAACGTGATCATCGGTGGCGGTCTGACTTACACGTTCTTCAAAGCACAAGGACATGAAATTGGACAATCCTTGCTGGATGAATCCAAACTTGATGTTGCTCTCGGTTTCATCGAAAAAGCGAAAAAACTGGGCAAGAACTTCTACCTGCCGGTAGATATCGTAGTGTCTGACGATTTCAGTGCAAAAGCTAACACGCAAATCGTTGACATCGACGGCATCCCAGCAGATTGGGAAGGTATCGACATCGGTCCTAAAACACGTGAGATCTATGCTGACGTAATCAAAAACTCCAAATTGGTTGTATGGAACGGACCAATGGGCGTATTTGAAATCGAGCCATTCTCTCACGGTACTCGTGCAGTAGCGGAAGCTTGCGCAGAGACAGAAGCTTACACTGTAATTGGTGGCGGTGACTCCGCAGCAGCAGCTGAGAAGTTCAAATTGGCTGACAAAATGAACCACATCTCTACAGGTGGCGGTGCATCCCTCGAGTTCATGGAAGGTAAAGTACTTCCAGGCGTAGTGGCATTGAACGACAAGTAAGTTTTAGTCTATAGCATGAAGGAGTTGAAACCCATGAGAACACCGATTATCGCAGGTAACTGGAAAATGTTCAAAACGGTTTCCGAATCCAATGACTTCATTCAGGAAGTTAAAGGAAAAGCGGAAGTTGAAGGCGTGGAGACTGTAATCTGCGCACCGTTTACAAATCTGCCATCCCTGGTAGAAGCCGTTAAAGGCACAAACATCAAAATTGGTGCACAAAATCTTCATTTTGAAGACAACGGTGCATTCACAGGTGAAATCAGCGGCGTGATGCTGAAAGACCTGGGTGTGGATTATGTCATTATTGGTCACTCGGAGCGCCGTCAATATTTTGCGGAAACCGATGAGACTGTCAATAAAAAGTTGCATGCAGCATTCCGTCACGGATTGACTCCAATCTTCTGCCTTGGTGAGACGCTTGAAGAGCGTGAAGCGAACCAAACAAAAGACGTATGCAAAGTGCAAACAGTAGCTGCTTTTGAAGGTCTGTCTGCTGAGCAAGCGGCACAAGTCGTTATCGCTTATGAGCCAATCTGGGCGATTGGTACAGGCAAATCCTCCACTTCCCAAGATGCGAATGAAGTTATTGCTTACATCCGTACGCTGGTGAAGGATCTGTACAACGAGACGGTAGCTAATGCAGTTCGTATTCAATACGGCGGCAGTGTTAAACCGGAGAACGTAACAGAATACCTCGGACAAAGCGACATCGACGGCGCGCTTGTTGGCGGTGCCAGCTTGCAGCCGGCTTCGTTCATCGCGCTTGTTGAGGGGGCGAAGTAAGATGACAGCTCCAAAACCTGTAGCACTGATCATCATGGATGGCTTTGGTCTGCGTAACACGGTGGAAGGCAATGCGGTCGCGCAAGCCAAGAAACCGAACTACGACCGTTTCATGAGCCAATTCCCACACACAACACTCACTGCTTGCGGTGAAGCTGTAGGTTTGCCAGAAGGGCAAATGGGAAATTCCGAGGTAGGTCACCTGAACATTGGTGCCGGCCGGATCGTATACCAGGATTTGACCCGTATCTCCAAATCCATTCGTGACGGCGAGTTCTACGACAATGAAACACTTGTCAAAGCTGTTCGCGAAGCGAAACAAAGCGGCAAAAAGCTTCATCTCTACGGCTTGTTGTCCGATGGCGGCGTACATAGTCACATCGACCACCTGTTTGCTATGCTGGATCTGGCTAAAAAAGAAGGAATGAACGATGTATATATTCATGCCTTCATGGATGGCCGTGATGTTATGCCAGACAGTGGTAAAGACTTCATGCAGAAACTGATCGCCAAGATTGAAGAAGTTGGTGTAGGTAAAATCGCAACGGTTCAAGGTCGCTATTACGCGATGGACCGTGACAAACGTTGGGAACGGGTTGAGAAATCATACCGCGCCATCGTTTATGGAGATGGACCGAAATACACTGACCCACTCAAAGCGGTTGAAGAATCGTATGAGAAATCCGTATTTGATGAATTCGTTGAACCAACGGTTATCGTCAAAGCGGATGGTGAGCCGGTAGGTTTGGTAGAGAGCGGCGATTCCGTTATCTTCCTTAACTTCCGTCCTGACCGTGCGATCCAGTTGTCGCAAGTATTCACGAACCAGGATTTCCGCGGTTTCGATCGTGGTCCGAAGTTCCCTGTGGGCTTGCACTTTGTATGCTTAACTTTGTTCAGTGAGACGGTTGAAGGTTATGTGGCTTATTCGCCGAAGAACCTCGACAACACGCTGGGTGAAGTTCTGGTACAGAACAATAAAAAACAACTGCGTATTGCAGAAACTGAGAAATACCCGCACGTTACCTTCTTCTTCAGCGGCGGTCGTGATGTGGAGCTTCCGGGTGAAACTCGCGTACTGATCAACTCACCAAAAGTTGCAACGTATGACCTGCAACCGGAGATGAGCGCGTATGAAGTGGCTGATGCATGTGTTCGCGAGATCGAAGCAGACAAACATGACGCCATCATTCTGAACTTTGCTAACCCTGACATGGTTGGACACTCCGGCATGCTGGAGCCTACCATCAAAGCGGTTGAAGTAACAGATGAGTGCATGGGACGTGTTGTGGATGCAGTACTTGCCAAAGGCGGCGTTGTACTGATCACTGCGGATCATGGTAACGCGGATATGGTGTTCGATGAGCAAGGACGTCCGTTCACAGCTCATACAACGAACCCGGTTCCATTCATCGTTACCGATGCAAATGTAACCCTGCGTGAAGGCGGAATCCTGGCGGATATCGCGCCAACGATCCTTGACCTGATGCAATTGCCTAAACCGGAAGAAATGACAGGAACATCTGTTATCGCTACCCGTAAATAAGTTACGCAACAACATATATGAAATTGGGAAGTTTGGAGTTTACCCGGAACGAAGGCAGCAGAAATAGTCTGAAGAAGCGGAGCGTTCGCCTTTATCACATGATTCCAACTTATGACGATAAGTTCAAAGAAATCAGGGGATAACAGAGATCGGAAGACGATTCTGCTAACGTAGTGGAAAAGGGAAAACACAAGTGGTCCTAATTTTTAATAAATTTAAATTTAAAGGAGATTATCACAAATGACTATTATTTCTGACGTGTACGCTCGCGAAGTCCTCGACTCCCGCGGTAACCCTACAGTAGAAGTTGAAGTATACCTGGAGTCCGGCGCAATCGGACGCGCAATCGTTCCATCCGGTGCATCCACTGGTGCCCACGAAGCAGTTGAGCTTCGCGATGGCGACAAATCCCGTTACCTCGGTAAAGGCGTTCTGCAAGCTGTTAAAAACGTAAACGAAACAATCGCTCCAGAAGTTATCGGTATGGATGCATTGGATCAACTGGGAATCGACAAATTGATGATTACTTTGGATGGTACGCCAAACAAAGGTAAACTGGGTGCTAACGCAATCTTGGCTGTATCCATGGCAGTAGCTCGCGCAGCTGCTGACGCTCTGGACCTGCCATTGTACGTTTACCTGGGCGGATTCAACGCTAAAGCACTGCCAGTACCAATGATGAACATCATCAACGGTGGTGAGCATGCTGACAACAACATCGACGTTCAAGAGTTCATGGTTCTTCCAGTTGGAGCACCAAGCTTCAAAGAAGCTCTTCGCGTAGGTGCGGAAATCTTCCACAACCTGAAATCCGTATTGAGCTCCAAAGGCTTGAACACAGCTGTAGGTGACGAAGGTGGTTTCGCACCGAACCTTGGTTCGAACGAAGAAGCAATCACTACAATCATCGAAGCTATTGAAAAAGCAGGTTACAAACCAGGCGTTGACGTATTCCTGGGTATGGACGTTGCTTCCACTGAGTTCTACAAAGATGGTAAGTACACACTTGCTGGCGAAGGTAAATCTTACACTTCCGCTGAGTATGTTGACCTTCTGGCTTCATGGGTTGAGAAATACCCAATCATCACAATCGAAGACGGTATGTCCGAAGATGACTGGGATGGTTGGAAATTGCTCACTGAGAAATTGGGAGACAAAGTACAACTCGTTGGTGATGACCTGTTCGTAACGAACACTGAGCGTCTGGGTAGAGGTATCGACGAAGGTATCGGTAACTCCATCCTGATCAAAGTTAACCAAATCGGTACATTGACTGAAACATTCGATGCAATCGAAATGGCTAAACGTGCAGGATACACAGCTGTAATCTCCCACCGTTCCGGTGAGTCCGAAGACAGCACAATCGCTGACATCGCTGTTGCAACTAACGCTGGTCAAATCAAAACGGGTGCTCCTTCCCGTACAGACCGTATCGCGAAGTACAACCAATTGCTCCGCATTGAGGATCAACTGGGTGAACTGGCTCAATACAATGGTCTTAAAGGATTCTACAACCTTAAAAAATAAGCTGGATATCCAGCTTTTACGGGCAAGCCGGGTAACCGGCTTGTCTTTTTTATTGAAACAGAATAGTGGTATATCGTGCAGATTACGTAGATGGTGAAATTTAGGGCATTGTATGAACTGCACTACTTGTATCACAACAATAGCTATGTTACAATTAAAGTAACTGTTTTTATGGTGAGATGTTATGCCCACATGGGTAGGAGGTGGAAAGAATGGATATTGCTTTGAAATTGCTGCTCGTTGTCTTCTCGATCGGTCTAATCACTGTAGTATTGCTGCAGCACGGAAAAAGCGCTGGTTTGGCGGGTGCCATCTCCGGTGGTGCGGAACATCTTTTCGGTAAAACGAAAGCGCGCGGATTGGATCTCTTCCTGCAACGTGCAACGGTGGTACTGGGTGCAGGATTTATGATTTTGTCTATTATTGTTACGGTTGTTTCCAAGTAAGACTTGGAACTGCTGAGCAATGAATAGCTTAAGCCAATGGCTTCATTGATGAACCTTCGTTTCGTGGAGAAACGGGGGTTTTTTAATAAATTCTTACGCGTCCAAACTTTTCCAACGATTTATTGACTCCATGATTTCGGTCTTCTTCTCACTTCTGTTCGGTTTTCCTTCCTTAGTGGCAACACACCCCTATCATGTATGGTATGTCCTCGCTTATTCGTTACGCGAACTTACTCCTTATAATGAATGTCATGTGTACAGAAAATTTTCGGATGTGGTCGTTTTACAGATGCGTGCAGCACGTGTATTGCATAAAATGTCTGTAGAGATACGTGAAAGCGTGATTTTAGAGGAGCGCCCGGCAACTGTGGTTTTTTTGCGAGGTACGGATGGGCCGGATTGAATTCGTGTATACTAGGGTATGAGATAGTATGGTTGCACGACTACACTCTTCACGACAGTTACATTGTACTGCATGAAAATGGTATGGATTCCGATACATAAAGAGATGAGACCCGATTACACTTTTATGTTTCCCGAGGTGAATATATTAATGATAACAGAACAACAATTGCTCGACTTCATGCGGGAAACCGCTTATAAACCGATGACTTATCAGGAGTTGGAACAGCACTTCGGGCTCGAAGATGCAGCTGATTTCAAAGCCTTTTTGATTATGCTTAATACGCTGGAGGAATCCGGTAAAGTTTTGCTGACACGTAACAATCGCTATGGCATGCCAGAGCGCATGGATTTGGTACGCGGACGTTTACAAGCTCACGCCAAAGGTTTTGCTTTCCTTATTCCAGAGGATCGGGAGCACCCTGATGTGTACATTCACGCCAATGATATGAAGAGTGCGATGAATGGTGACACCGTATTGGTTAAAGTTACTTCTCAAGGACCTTCTGGCGGCCGCCTGGAGGGTGAGATCGTTCGTATTGTTACTCGTGCTGTGACACAAGTGGTTGGTGTGTTCCAGAGCCATGAGGTGTACGGCTTCGTCATTCCGGATGACAAACGGATTAATCGCGATATTTTCATCCCGCGTACGAATTTTGCTGGGGCGGTTGATGGACAGAAGGTTGTAGCCAAAATCCTCAGCTATCCGGAGGGCCGTGCGGCAGCTGAGGGTGAAGTGATTGAGATTCTCGGTCATAAGGATGAGCCGGGTATTGATATTTTGTCCGTCATCCGCAAGCATCAGCTGCCTGAAGCTTTCCCGGATGAAGTGGTAGAAGAGGCGGAGAAAGCACCAGACTCCATCACGGATCAAGAGATTGTACAACAGGGGCGCCGTGATCTGCGTGGACTTAACATTGTTACGATTGATGGCGAAGATGCCAAGGATCTGGATGACGCTGTTAACGTAGAGAAGCTGCCTAACGGGAACTATCGTCTGGGTGTTCATATTGCCGACGTTGGCTATTATGTGCAGGAGAATTCCAAGCTGGATCAGGAAGCTTATAACCGCGGATGCAGTGTGTATTTGGTAGACCGGGTTATTCCGATGTTGCCACAACGTCTGTCCAACGGGATTTGTAGTTTGAACCCACAGGTAGACCGTTTGACTTTGTCTTGTGAGATGGAGTTTAACGACCAGATGAAGGTTGTGAAACATGACATTTTCACGAGTGTAATTAAAACTAAAGAGCGGATGACGTATTCCAACGTTCGCAAAATCCTTGAAGGTGAAGAGCCCGAATTGCTCGAGCGTTATAAGGATCTGGTTGACGATTTCCATCTGATGAAAGAGATTGCTTTGAAACTTCGTGCTATGCGTATGCGCCGTGGTGCGGTTGACTTTGATTTTGAAGAATCCAAAATCATTGTGGATGCAGAATGCAAACCGGTAGATATCGTGAAACGTGAGCGCTCGATTGCAGAGCAAATCATTGAGGAGTTCATGTTGGCAGCGAACGAAACAGTGGCAGAGCATTTCCACTGGTTGAAGGTTCCGTTCATTTATCGTGTGCACGAAGACCCGGATCAAGAAAAACTGCAAAATTTCCTCGCCTTTGCGGCGAATTTCGGACACCAGGTCAAAGGACGTGGCAACGCGATTCATCCACGTGCACTTCAATCATTGCTTGAAGATATCAAAGAAACGAAAGAGCAAACCGTGATCAGTACGATGATGCTCCGTTCCATGAAACAGGCGAAGTATGATTCCGAAATGTCGGGTCACTTTGGCCTCGCGGCAGAATTCTATAGTCACTTTACGTCTCCAATTCGTCGTTATCCCGATCTCGTCATTCACCGGGTGATTCGCGAAGTCATTGAAAATAATGGTGCATTGCCGGAGAACCGTCAGGAGTATTTGGCAGCACGTATGTCCGATATTGCGCAGCAGTCTTCGGAACGTGAACGTGTGGCGGTAGAAGCTGAGCGGGATACGGAGAAAATGAAAAAAGCCGAGTACATGCTCGACAAAGTAGGCGAAGAGTTCGAAGGCATGATCAGCAGTGTGACCAGCTTTGGTATGTTCATTGAACTGGAGAACACGGTTGAAGGTCTAATTCGCTTGAGTGCACTCACGGACGACTATTACCATTTTGACGATCAGCATATGGCTCTGATTGGTGAACGTACCTCGAAAGTCTTCCGCATCGGTGATGAAGTGAAGATTCGTGTGGCACGTGTAAGCATGGAAGAGTATACGATTGATTTTGAAATGGTCGATATGAAACCTCGCGGTGAACGTCCTGGCGGCGGCTTCGGTGGCGGACGTGGCGGTAAAGGTGGACGCCCAGCAAGTGGTGGCGGACGCGGCGGTGCCAAGGGTGGACCAGGTGGATTCAGCGGTTCACGTGGCGGCAAAGGCAGTTCGGCAGGTGCTGGAGCCAGTCGTGGTGGCAGATCAACGGAAGAAAGCAGCAAAGGTGGACGTGGCGGTCGCGGTGGAGCAGCGAGTGCAGGCGCGAGCGCAGGCTCATCCGGTGGCTACGCAGGTAAAGGCGGCGGTAAACCAAAAGGTGAGCGTCGTACTGGTGAAGCTGGCGGATCGACTGGCCGGGGCAAAGGTGCGGTGAGCTTTGGTTTTGGCTCCGGTAAAGGCGGATATAGCTCTACATCGGGTGGATCGGATAGTAGTTCAACCGGTGGACAAGGAAGTGGTCTGAACGGCGGCAGCGGTCGCGGTGAAGGAAGCTTTAAGTCCGGCAAGGGCGGCGGTAAAGGTGGCAAAGGCGGAAGTGGACGCAAAAACACTTCGCCGAGCGGTGTATTTATTGGAGAGAATGCAACTCCTGGTGGCGCTCAGGAAGGCGGAGCACCACGACGCAAGCGGAAGAAGAGCAAAGGTGCAGCTGGTAACGGCACGGCAGCTTTTGTACGTAAAAAGAAAAAATAATAAGGCTACAGTCACTTGGAGAGCTGGACTGCAATTAGTTCCTCCAAGTTAAGCGTTAGAGAAATAGTAACTTCAGCCGGTGTATTGTTTCGCACAGTCTGAAAGTGGTGTAATGAGGAGGGGCGGCAGAGGTCGCCTCTTTCTTGATTTTAACAGCCGTACTTGCTACAATTAAGGTCTGGCACGTGGTACCTTGGTGCAACATTGGGTGCGCTGCTATAGAGCATGGTACCGGCTTATTTTACGGAGAAGGAGTGAGGACATGGGCAAGAATGATGGACAGAGTAAAGTGCTCGCACAGAATAAAAAGGCTTCCCATGACTACTTCATTGAAGATACGTATGAAGCGGGCATGGTGCTTACCGGAACGGAGATCAAATCTCTTCGTAACGGCCGTGCGAATATTGGTGATGCGTTTGCCACGATTCGGAACGGTGAGATTCATATTCACAATATGCATATTAGTCCTTTTGAACAAGGGAACCGAAATAATCCGCTCGATCCAACTCGTACGCGCAAGTTGTTGATGCATAAAGTGCAGATTCACAAGCTGCTCGGGCTGTCGAAACAGGACGGATACAGCATTGTGCCTTTGAAGATCTATATCCGCAACGGTTATGCGAAGCTTTTGCTCGGACTGGGTAAAGGTAAGAAACAGTTCGACAAACGTGAGACTGCAGCCAAGCGGGATGCACAACGTGATATTCAACGGGCAATGCGCGAGAAGCAGAAGGTTGCGCGTTAAGTGGATTGTTGGGCGTGGAAAGCTGCATCTTAGGTGTAAGTTAGTTCTCGTATGGAGCTAGGAAGAGTGTTGTACGAGTTAAGGAGTCTCAAGGTTTGTCCTGTATTGGGCAAGATTGAGGCTTTTTTTATTTGTAGTGTGGAAGGTGATTTGATGTGAATAGCTGAAATATGAAGTTGGCTGATTTTTGTTGTGTGTGATTAAGTAAATTGCTAGGAGTATGAAGCTAAGTGCGGTGAGGAATCTAAATTATCAGCTGTTGCGTAGTTTGTCAGGGTAGTGGGTAAGATACTTAGGTACAGTTGTTCGTGATCGGATCTGGGTAAACTTTACTTCCGATTGGTGACGCGGTATAATATGTAGACGATTGAGCCTGTTGTACTGGATAACCTTGCACACATGCTCAGCCTGCTGGAATGTCTTCCAGCAATCTGTACTATTTCGGTGATGTGTCCTGTGTTATGATTATTCATGTAGCAGACAGGAATGCCGAGTTTGAAAGAAGCATCTTTTTACCTTGGAGGAAAAAGATGTGTAGCACCTTTGCTCCGTATTCACGGATTAATCCTGGAGCCCTTCTTCATTGAGGGGGCGTTTATGGATTCGACGGGGATAGTTCGAGCATGGGTAGCGGGTAGTGGGGACGCGTCCGCTTCATCAACGCTAAAGCCTATTAAA from Paenibacillus sp. FSL R5-0341 harbors:
- the smpB gene encoding SsrA-binding protein SmpB, which translates into the protein MGKNDGQSKVLAQNKKASHDYFIEDTYEAGMVLTGTEIKSLRNGRANIGDAFATIRNGEIHIHNMHISPFEQGNRNNPLDPTRTRKLLMHKVQIHKLLGLSKQDGYSIVPLKIYIRNGYAKLLLGLGKGKKQFDKRETAAKRDAQRDIQRAMREKQKVAR